From Mesomycoplasma dispar, a single genomic window includes:
- a CDS encoding P110/LppT family adhesin N-terminal domain, producing MKSKKQFKIIAIGLGTTIIASGIVGVSVGISSYNKSYFQKVIEKSNEFKLDTKSVFDNEKVANSLDKVKIVPKFTDFSAKSAFELAKNPLYSFDLAQAFDFSDLEKQGFEVSFDFNSAKVEKNAINNVLVFVTDPKTNATLSKKVNFSGFSPKTESNQLQDFNVDTVKSSLVLKSKLLTSASELKVSLENSYAKFRKSADSAESLERALVENNLNLNLVNAQDLPTYLDNNQIIKPILKDTSLVFKDVDDKKGTLTFSLEIENLVTKTKQSLDLKIQGLNTNEEIFKGLSDEISQKAAKIFKLKKEIQAELINQDQSLAQKIYAKSNTNFDFSKYFDTNNLQEKILFSSADGQTWQLKITPSLKKLDDKEAAELSKNSQVRFSLTISANKIGRTPIKISDFELDFDLQPDLRSLERKIAKAQGSVAKITNFSLNKPESAPTVTATQINLYVKQIFDIIKSNSSSDNSTIAEKVASNAYFLEHGKTGTDEEIKKFKEKLTSEISKDSTVKVESPEEEKDPKKPEEPESAKNGLGVAVVKTLLLAKTDPENIDLKFNLTPLTKAVELNFAIVNKKTNENLADSKIVVNNVFSAKTAFDVAKEFSPLVFIDGKNDVKTESDGQSILTDFSRPELKFKGYIKKENDGYSITKSIKFQEKPAEGSGSAGSAVGGKGENQSNPTDIQHGSFFLAFKINGINDFNKHYLVASKEGKGLFIQKVRNVEAKASFKNDESGKRQEIEAQQISNESPKFAYILGMDFDVNFGELFNNGQGVQVGNGVQRPVTKQQALVLSPEILKEIKANQFPELTRESINDTKITLKNQVMWGREFQQNNNFESDAQFIQDGSTIVLELFIKKENGSGGKLELTGYSSTSQRPKFDKVFSTTSFKKGVGNLKDINTYNLDYYQIGPNPEVVKTSQDSQTDDQGLKPPTYPDSRAKVLIKAFSAIRNSDFGGDEEATKVAREKVLESFVNAYLE from the coding sequence ATGAAATCGAAAAAACAATTTAAAATAATTGCCATTGGATTAGGAACTACGATTATTGCCTCTGGAATTGTTGGGGTTTCGGTCGGAATTAGTTCTTATAACAAATCATATTTTCAAAAAGTTATTGAAAAATCTAACGAGTTTAAACTTGATACTAAATCTGTTTTTGATAATGAAAAAGTTGCAAATTCACTTGATAAAGTAAAAATTGTGCCTAAATTTACCGATTTTTCGGCAAAATCAGCATTTGAACTTGCAAAAAATCCTTTATACAGTTTTGATTTAGCGCAAGCTTTTGACTTTAGCGATTTAGAAAAACAAGGTTTTGAAGTTAGTTTTGACTTTAATAGTGCAAAAGTTGAAAAAAACGCTATAAATAACGTGCTGGTTTTTGTAACTGACCCAAAAACTAACGCAACATTAAGTAAAAAAGTAAATTTTTCTGGTTTTAGTCCAAAAACTGAATCAAACCAACTTCAAGATTTTAATGTTGATACTGTAAAATCTTCACTAGTTTTAAAATCTAAACTTTTAACTAGTGCATCTGAATTAAAAGTTAGTTTGGAAAATTCCTATGCAAAGTTTCGAAAAAGTGCAGATTCTGCAGAATCACTCGAACGTGCTTTAGTTGAAAATAATTTAAACCTTAATTTAGTAAACGCTCAAGATTTACCGACTTATTTGGATAACAACCAAATAATAAAACCAATTTTAAAAGATACTTCACTTGTTTTCAAAGACGTTGATGACAAAAAAGGAACTCTAACTTTTAGTTTAGAAATCGAAAATCTTGTAACAAAAACAAAACAAAGTCTTGATTTGAAAATTCAAGGTCTTAATACAAACGAAGAAATTTTTAAAGGGCTTTCTGATGAAATCAGTCAAAAAGCTGCAAAAATATTTAAATTAAAAAAAGAAATTCAAGCCGAACTAATCAACCAAGATCAATCACTTGCACAAAAAATATACGCAAAATCAAACACTAATTTTGATTTTAGCAAATATTTCGACACTAATAATCTCCAAGAAAAAATTCTTTTTTCAAGTGCCGATGGACAAACTTGACAGTTAAAAATCACTCCATCACTAAAAAAATTAGATGATAAAGAAGCCGCTGAATTATCAAAAAATTCACAAGTTCGTTTTTCATTAACAATTTCTGCTAACAAAATTGGCAGAACGCCAATTAAAATTAGTGATTTTGAACTTGATTTTGATTTACAACCTGACTTACGTAGTTTGGAACGAAAAATTGCCAAAGCACAAGGAAGTGTTGCAAAAATTACTAATTTTTCGCTTAATAAACCGGAAAGCGCACCAACTGTGACTGCGACGCAAATTAATTTATATGTAAAACAAATTTTTGATATAATCAAAAGCAATTCAAGTTCTGATAATTCAACAATTGCCGAAAAAGTTGCTTCAAATGCTTACTTTTTAGAACACGGAAAAACTGGAACAGACGAAGAAATTAAAAAATTTAAAGAAAAACTAACATCTGAAATTAGCAAAGATTCAACCGTTAAAGTCGAATCTCCCGAAGAAGAAAAAGACCCTAAAAAACCTGAAGAACCAGAGTCAGCAAAAAACGGACTTGGAGTTGCGGTTGTTAAAACTTTACTTTTAGCAAAAACAGACCCAGAAAATATTGATCTTAAGTTCAATTTAACACCTTTAACAAAAGCAGTTGAGTTGAATTTTGCAATAGTTAATAAAAAAACAAACGAAAATCTTGCCGATTCAAAAATCGTTGTAAATAATGTATTCAGTGCCAAAACTGCCTTTGATGTTGCCAAAGAATTTAGTCCTTTAGTTTTCATCGATGGAAAAAACGATGTTAAAACTGAAAGTGATGGTCAGTCAATTTTAACCGACTTTAGTCGCCCAGAACTGAAATTTAAAGGATACATTAAAAAAGAAAACGATGGTTATTCAATCACCAAATCAATTAAGTTTCAGGAAAAACCAGCAGAAGGTTCAGGTTCTGCTGGTTCTGCTGTTGGCGGAAAAGGAGAAAATCAATCTAACCCAACTGATATTCAACACGGTTCTTTCTTTTTAGCTTTCAAAATCAACGGAATTAACGATTTTAACAAACATTATTTAGTCGCTTCAAAAGAGGGAAAAGGATTGTTTATTCAAAAGGTAAGAAATGTAGAGGCAAAAGCTAGTTTTAAAAACGATGAAAGTGGTAAAAGGCAAGAAATTGAAGCTCAACAAATTTCAAATGAATCACCAAAATTCGCCTATATTTTAGGTATGGATTTTGATGTGAATTTTGGCGAACTTTTTAACAATGGACAAGGCGTACAAGTTGGAAACGGTGTCCAAAGACCTGTCACAAAACAACAAGCGCTTGTTTTATCTCCCGAAATTCTTAAAGAAATTAAAGCAAACCAATTTCCTGAACTAACTCGAGAAAGTATTAATGACACAAAAATAACACTAAAAAACCAAGTTATGTGAGGTCGTGAGTTTCAACAAAATAATAATTTTGAATCTGATGCACAGTTTATTCAAGATGGTTCAACGATTGTTCTTGAACTTTTTATCAAAAAAGAAAACGGTTCTGGTGGCAAACTCGAATTAACTGGTTATTCTTCTACTAGCCAAAGACCAAAATTTGACAAGGTTTTCTCAACTACAAGTTTTAAAAAGGGTGTTGGTAATTTAAAAGATATCAACACCTACAATTTAGATTATTACC